TTTTCGGCGATGAGTTTGAGCGCGAGTTCGAGCGAATGCGCAAGCATTTAGATGAACTAATGGAAGAGCTCTATAAAGCCGAAGTTAAACCAACTCTACTTGGACCTTTTGTATACGGCTTTTCTATGAGAATAGGTGCTGACGGCAAGCCTCAGATTCAGCAGTTTGGTAGCACTCCTAAGAAAGGCTTGGAAATTGCAGAGCGTGAGCCTCTAACTGACGTACTTGAAGGTGAAGAAGTAGTTACTGTCACTGTAGAGCTTCCAGGGGTGGCGAAAGAAGATATTGATCTTACTGCTACTGAGGATGTGCTAACTATAGATGTAGCTGCCGAGAAAAGAAAATACCATCGCGATATTAAGCTACCTTGCAGAGTATTGCCTGACACAACAACTGCAACTTATAAAAATGGAGTTCTCGATATAGTAATAAAGCGTGCTGAGAAGAAGGAGAAGAAGCCTGGTAAGAAAGTAGAGATAAAGTAAACTCAGCGACGAAGTTCTTCTTGACGAGCTTTTTAATGGTATCATTGACAAGAGCACAAAACGGTATAACTAAAAATCTTGGGAGTACTGTTTATTTAACTTAGCTTTTCTTTACAAAACTCATTTCTCGCGTCTCTAGACTTAGTAGAATCTATCTTTAGTCTGGATAAAAAACGATAATTTTCTAATCATTTTAATATCCATACTTGGATTAAATGAAAGAAGCCCTTTTCTTTTTCTTCCAAAGAAAAAGAAAAGTCCTTCAGGGGAAAAGAAAAAGAATAGAACAATATGCGAACTTGATTAGAAGGATATTAAATGAAATATCTAATTATTACATGTGGAGTAATAGGTACGGGCAAGAGTACAATTGCAAAAGCTCTTGCAAAGAGGACAGGTATGAAAGTCATATCCTCAGATTATGTCAGAAAGAGCATTGTTGCAGGTATTCCACCTGAAGCTCATAGATATGAAAAATTTGGTGAAGGCATATACTCGAAAGAATTCTCAGAAAGAACTTATCTAAAAATGCTGGAGCTTGCAAAAGTGCAATTAACCAGAAACAAATCTGTTATTTTAGATGGCGCTTTTAGCAAAAGATGGCAACGCGTTAAAGCTTATGAGACTGCAAAAGAAACTGATGCAAGATTCTTGTGCGTTGAGTTCATATGCAGTAAAGAAGAGCTGATAAAGAGGCTTGAAAAAAGAGCTCTGAGCAAAAGAGGCGTTTCAAACGGAAGGATTGAGATACTAGCTGAGCATGAAGCTAGCTTTGAAAAGGTATCGGAATTTTCGGAAGAGCTGCACATTATAATTGATACCACATGTAGGAAAGAAGATTGCGTACA
This genomic interval from Candidatus Thermoplasmatota archaeon contains the following:
- a CDS encoding Hsp20/alpha crystallin family protein; translated protein: MAKKGEENDNNEEWPFWRRKKRKQRWPFNEFDELFGDEFEREFERMRKHLDELMEELYKAEVKPTLLGPFVYGFSMRIGADGKPQIQQFGSTPKKGLEIAEREPLTDVLEGEEVVTVTVELPGVAKEDIDLTATEDVLTIDVAAEKRKYHRDIKLPCRVLPDTTTATYKNGVLDIVIKRAEKKEKKPGKKVEIK
- a CDS encoding ATP-binding protein; protein product: MKYLIITCGVIGTGKSTIAKALAKRTGMKVISSDYVRKSIVAGIPPEAHRYEKFGEGIYSKEFSERTYLKMLELAKVQLTRNKSVILDGAFSKRWQRVKAYETAKETDARFLCVEFICSKEELIKRLEKRALSKRGVSNGRIEILAEHEASFEKVSEFSEELHIIIDTTCRKEDCVQSVLARLNEKLKLKHCY